The following DNA comes from Candidatus Zixiibacteriota bacterium.
TTCATCTCCAACAACGACTGTTACTGTTTTTGGCGATAGTTCTGTTGTTACCACAACCAGCGATGATGATTTCACTTCCTGGGGAAATGCCACAGAGGAACAGGACAGCTACACCGATTTTGTTTACGGTTTAGGGTTTAGGGCTAGCAAAAATCTTAATGTTGAGCTTCTGTATTATCTCGGCTCACCTAATACGGATATTCTCAACACTAACTTCTACCGCAACTTGCGGTTATCGTTAACATTGTTGTTTTAGAGGAGATATAACATGAAAAAAATATTGATTTTGCTAATAATTGCGGGATTAATGCTCCTTGCCGTCTTTTCCTGCAATAAAAGGGAAACAAATCCAATCGAGACTAACCCGGATATATCTGATTTTAATCCCGGCGTAAATCCGCTCGGCTATTTCGATATTGTAACCGAACCGACTGGCGGTCCTTTAAGCCGTCCCGAGGGTATGGCGGTTGTCGATTCTGATGCGCCGGAAGCTAAGATAGGTTGTGAATTCGCAACAAGATTAGATTCAGCGACTATAGACAGCGCTTTCAGCTTAGTAAATACCAGCGGCTCTGAGATCGCACTGGTATATGAATTCAACTTTGGACCGCATACGGCTGTTTATATAAGGCCCGCTGCCGACTTGGATTACAATACGACTTATATACTATCAATAAGCGCTGCGCTTCTCAAGAACGAAGCCGGCGATATGCTTGATGTTGACGGCGATGGGGTTGGCGGCGAAACCCCGGATGATAATCTAAGCTGCAGGTTTACAACTCATTTCCAAGGCGATAGCTTCTCCGACAGGGATAATGACGATGTCTATGATGGTCAAGTCGACAGCAATGGCGACCATGTATGGGAAGATGTTAACAGCGAAGGCGAGACTATCGGCGAAACTTTTATCGATGAATCCCCATACAATAATATTTGGGATGATGGCGAAGTTTACGTTGACGATAATAGCAACGGCAGTTATGACGCCGGAGAAAGATACACCGATAATAATTTCGATAGCGCCTACACTGCCAATGCAGAGAATCTCGACGACAGCAACCATAATGATTATGCCGACCTTGGCGAATTCTTTTCTGATGCCGATGGAGACTCTGTTTGGGATGCTGCTGAAAGCTATACCGATTTAAATTTCAACGGCTCATGGGATAATACCGAGCTTCGCTATGACTATAACAGTAATGGCATTTATGATGTTGGGGATGGCGATACATATTTAGATATCGAAACGGAAAATGGCATTTGTGATTACGCTGAACCGTTTGTAAATGCCAACAACGATTCAGTTGCCGGTCCTGCCTATAACGATACGATTAATTATCTGGTTCCTCACTGGAATAACGCCGAATCTGTTTCGGGTGGTTATGACTATAACAACAATGGCGAATATGATGCCGGTACGTTTTTAATTCCTGATGGCGCTGAAGCTTGGAATCCAATGTCAGTTGATTCAAGGTTGGTATATTATAACGGAAACTGGGTAAGCAGACGTTTCTGCGGCTTTGCTGAAGAGTTTACAGATGCCAATAACGATTCAATATGGAATCCGGCTGATGAGTTTATAGACATTATCAGCAATGGTGTCTGGGATGCGGCGCCGGAAGTTTTAAC
Coding sequences within:
- a CDS encoding Ig-like domain-containing protein; translated protein: MKKILILLIIAGLMLLAVFSCNKRETNPIETNPDISDFNPGVNPLGYFDIVTEPTGGPLSRPEGMAVVDSDAPEAKIGCEFATRLDSATIDSAFSLVNTSGSEIALVYEFNFGPHTAVYIRPAADLDYNTTYILSISAALLKNEAGDMLDVDGDGVGGETPDDNLSCRFTTHFQGDSFSDRDNDDVYDGQVDSNGDHVWEDVNSEGETIGETFIDESPYNNIWDDGEVYVDDNSNGSYDAGERYTDNNFDSAYTANAENLDDSNHNDYADLGEFFSDADGDSVWDAAESYTDLNFNGSWDNTELRYDYNSNGIYDVGDGDTYLDIETENGICDYAEPFVNANNDSVAGPAYNDTINYLVPHWNNAESVSGGYDYNNNGEYDAGTFLIPDGAEAWNPMSVDSRLVYYNGNWVSRRFCGFAEEFTDANNDSIWNPADEFIDIISNGVWDAAPEVLTTDVNGDGMYDTAYAGIPVPQTDDDIPPAIIRNAYYLIGDNEVSTKWLDVSIAIDIADSAYDAAGNRIQQALPSAAFDATNVILRDDAAKVPVECAISYDNVAASTTYLRLLINPTGNLAAGKAYEIVLKAQSITDAEGNKLLNTSDITYIFTTTNSTSDGNTVVDDITPPTETFTDNGPTFTIEFSEEIDVATISAATIAVTYQGDPNSGRFVIGTVENGSSPTGLATTVTFYPNNSAWNSGEITVRSPIRDLAGNIKGNDTDYNWF